The Brassica napus cultivar Da-Ae chromosome C1, Da-Ae, whole genome shotgun sequence DNA segment atgaagaagaagaagaagatgctggTGGTGATTGGGGGGATGCACTTGACATGGTCGATGTTGATGGAATGGAGAACAGAGACATCGATGCCATTTTGGAGGAAGCAGAAAGAGGAGAAGACGAAAATGATGAAGAAGGTGGATGGGAGGAACTTGAGGGCTTAGACCTCCCACCAGAGCTTGACACTCCTAAGGCCTCTGCTAACGCACGTTCATCCGTCTTCGTGACACCTACTCAAGGTATGCCCGTAAGTCATATTTGGAGCCAGAAGTCGTCCCTTGCTGCTGAGCAAGCTGCAGCAGGAAGCTTCGACACTGCAATGCGTCTGCTCAACAGGCAGCTTGGTATAAAGAACTTTGCGCCTTTGAAATCGATGTTTATTGATTTGTTCAGTGGCAGCCAAAGCTACCTGCGTGCTTTTTCTTCATCGCCTGTGGTTTCACTTGCCATTGAGCGAGGATGGAGCGAGTCTTCTAGTCCCAACGTCCGTGGCCCACCATCTCTTGTTTATGATTTCTCCCAGCAAGAAGAGAAGCTCAAATCCGGCTATAAAGCTACAACAAGTGGGAAATTGACTGAGGCTCTCCGGCTTTTCCTCTCTATCCTCCACACCATCCCCcttgtggtggtcgagtcaaGAAGCGAAGTCGATGAGGTAAAGGAACTGGTCACTATCGTCAAAGAATATGTTCTCGGTCTTAAAATGGAGCTTAAGAGAAGAGAGACGAAAGATGATCCAGTGAGGCAGCAGGAGCTCGCTGCTTACTTCACTCACTGCAACCTCCAACTACCTCACTTACGACTCGCCCTGTTTAGTGCAATGGGCGTCTGCTACAAATCAAAGAACCTCGCCACTGCCTATACCTTCGCCAAAAGATTGCTGGAAACCAACCCAATGGAGAGCCAGGCCAAGACAGCTCGGCAAATTGTTCAAGCCGCTGAACGTAATATGACTGATACAACCGAGCTCAACTACGACTTCAGAAACCCGTTCGTGATATGTGGGTCAACCTATGTCCCCATCTACAGAGGTCAGAAAGACGTTTCGTGTCCATACTGCACCGCCAGGTTTGTTCCAAGCCAGCAAGGAAACATATGCGGGGTCTGTGATCTTGCAGTCATTGGCGCAGACGCATCTGGTTTGGTATGCTCTCCTTCTCAAGTCCGTTGATCAATTCAGATTCATTATAAGGTAAGTACAAGATGCTCTCCTTTTAcacggaagaagaagagtgttGAGCTTTTGGTCTTTGGTGGTTGTGTACTTAAAAAAGATTCTGGTTTGTGAACTTATCATTGCAggttctattattattatttctgtCTTCTGAAGTTGTTTCTTATCTTAGTAACGACCCATGAGAACTTTTACTTGCTGCTCTatgtttcattttgttttttctttatatttacaTAAGTAAGAACTTCAACTTTACGGAAGATGGATGTTTCATTGCAGATTCTTTTACTCTTCGAGTCTTTTTATTACAGCTGATCTTCAACAATTTGATTATAGAACTCAATTAACTTTATTGATTGACCTACAAATCTGCTTTAGTGAAGTTACTGTTACATTAGTATTAGTCACTAAACAGTTGATTAGTGAAGTTATTGTAAATACATGTCTTAGATTGGAGCCGCCATGGACTGTTAAGGTAGGCAGAAGTAGGCCGTTTTGCCTTAGCCGCCTGAGCTTTACGCGTGAGACAAAATCAACCTGTGATTGGGCTTTATTCTAGTGGGCCTTAGATGAATTAACTTAGACCTGTTTTCCACACAACGTGTTGTGGACCAAAACAGAGATATTATATTGAAAAGACTTTTCCTTGGCAAGAAATTCATGAGTCAGAAGAATATCTTACATCCGTCTGTAGAAGCAGACACgtgtattaattaatttattgtatGTCTTGTATGAGTTTATCAAatcaaaatgaatatttttcttcCTTCAAATCCGAGATTAACGACTTATTCCATTTGACCGGAGAGCAAATTCccaaaaaatagttatataaatacaCCATTTTACATGTTACAAGATtcatgaaaaaagaaaacaaaaccaaaaaaagatgTACATGGTCTGGTTGGTGACTTTGGTTATCCTCTTGTTCGCTGCATCATCAGACACTGTTTTGGCTCGTCTACCATGTGATCCTTCCAAAACAAGTAAGCATATTTAGCTATGAGAAAGTATTTCAGTCGTCTACCAAACATTTTTCTATACAAAAACTTTGCTGGAACTCTGCTTTTaaagagaaatatatatatatatatatatctttttgagAAATATAAGACTGACCGTTTTCGATTTTCCGGTGGCTTTACCGGTCCGGCTTCGTACAAACTTATCATACATTTTGAATCctacaaaaaatgtaaaatgcaTATAAGAGAAAATtaataatcatattttaatgttttctcaGGGATATATAGAAATACATGTCGATCTATgatacctttttttttggtaaaatatttatgataccTTAATATACATCTTTGTCATCttacaaaaattgaaaaatctgCACGTgtctatattttgttttgttgggaACCGAAGTAGGAGGAGTTTGGAATAAAAAGTTGAATAGAGAGATGAAGATTGGAGTAGGAGGTAGTAGCTCACGGCCTGCAGGTCAAGGACGATCGCGAGGACGTGGATCCCATCCATAACGTAGCGACAATCGTGTATGCTTACCCCAGtactttctaaaatatatttatttttgtgcaAAAATATTCTTCGGTACAAAAACTTTCTAACTCCACCACTGtatctaaatatttacataatctCTAAATATTGtatcgatatatatatatatatgtaccttATCTATGGAATAATAATACAACACAGTTtgcctttcttttctttttttttcacaataATTTCAACGTTGTTTGTCAATTTTTCACGTTTTAAAACTTGGTTCCCGATTGAATGTAGTGGTAAACAGCTTTCAGAGTTTTATGAAGCAAGCATTGTATCAGGATCCGTGGCGCAATGGTAGCGCGTCTGACTCCAGATCAGAAGGTTGCGTGTTCGATTCACGTCGGGTTCAAAAATTCCCGAAAAATTGatccttgattttttttttttttcttatttacaaaaaaccCACCCCCATTGTCTCTGGCTTTTCTGAACATGCCCTctcgttttttcttttgtcatctGTAAAAAAACTTATCCTACACTAAAGGAccagaaagaaaacaaactctCTCATGGCGGTAGACTACTTATTGACATCTCCTTCGTCGCTGAGATTATCCAATTTCATCTCTTCGTTCTCCCCAAACACAAACCACAAATGTCTTCGCTTCTCGCCGAAACCCAGCTCCGCCAGGATAACCTGCGGCGCGATTTCTTCGAAGAGGAAACTCGCTGAGAGAGAGATCGCGGAGAGGGAGAACAGAGTCCTCGTGCGGAACCTGATGTCGAGGATTAGTGACAGGGAGCCACTTGTTAAGACCCTTGACAAGTACGTGAAGGTCGTAAGATGCGAGCATTGCTTCTTGCTCTTTGAGGAGCTTGGGAAGAGCGACAAGTGGCTCCAATGCCTCGAGGTTTTTTTCTTTACCTCTTCCTCGAATGAATTCGAGTGTTTTGGATTATGGGTTTGCGTTATCTTTGAGTTTCAGCTTCTGGGTCTTATAAAAGGATCATACTTTATACTTTTGTCTTAGCTCAATTGTAGATTCATTTGAGTGTTAGTGCCTAAAGTTTGAGTTTTTTAGATTCTGGGTTTGCGTTATCTTTGAGTTTCAGCTTACTGGTCTTGTAAAAGGATTAGACTTTAAACCTTTTCTTAGCTCAATGGTAGATTCATTCTGTTTTTGTGTTCAATGAGAAGACGGTTCCGTAATGAGGTGTGTTAGTGCCTTCATCAAAGCAACCGTTTTATTGAGTTTCAGCTTCTGGGTCTTGTAAAAGGATTAAACTTTTGTCCTTTTCTTAGCTCAATGGTAGATTCATCGGCTGTTTTTGTGCTCAATGACCAGACGGTTCTATGGTGGCAAATGTTTTAGCTTCTGGGTCTTATAAAAGGATTAGACTTTAAACCTTTTTTAGCTCAGTTGTAGATTCATTTGAGTGTTAGTGCATTCATCAGAGCGTAGCAACCGTTTTGTTAATACTAACTGTGTTTCTTCTGTAGGTGTTCAGGTGGATGCAGAAACAGCGCTGGTATATAGCAGATAACGGAGTATACTCGAAACTGATATCCGTAATGGGGAAGAAGGGCCAAACACGAATGGCAATGTGGCTCTTCTCCGAGATGAAGAACAGTGGTTGTCGTCCCGATGCTTCTGTTTACAACGCTCTCATAACAGCTCATCTCCACACGCGGGACAAGGCAAAAGCTTTGGAGAAAGTCCTTGGTTACTTCGACAAAATGAAAGGCATGGAGCGTTGTCAACCCAACGTCGTGACTTACAACATCCTCTTGAGGGCTTTTGCTCAGTCTGGTAAAGTAGACCAAGTCAACGCTCTGTTCAAAGACTTGGACATGAGTGCGGTTTCTCCAGACGTCTACACCTTCAACGGTGTGATGGATGCGTATGGGAAAAACGGGATGATCAAGGAGATGGAGTCTGTGCTTACTCGCATGAGGAGCAACGAGTGCAAGCCGGATATCATCACTTTCAATCTGCTTATTGACTCTTACGGTAAGAAGCAAGAGTTTGAGAAGATGGAGCAGGCTTTCAAGAGTTTGATAAGGTCCAAGGAGAAGCCTACTCTTCCCACTTTCAACTCGATGATTATAAACTACGGGAAAGCTCGGTTGAGAGATAAGGCCGAGTGGGTTTTCGAGAAGATGAATGATATGAACTACGCGCCGAGTTTTATCACGTATGAGTGTATGATCATCATGTACGGTTACTGTGGTTGTGTTTCCAGAGCGAGGGAAGTATTCGAGGAGGTTGTTGAGTCGGAGAGGGTGTTGAAGGCTTCAACACTCAATGCCATGCTTGAAGTTTACTGTCTTAATGGTCTTCACATGGAAGCAGATAAGCTTTTCCACAACGCAAGTGGGTTTAGAGTTCACCCGGATGCATCAACGTATAAGCTTCTGTACAAGGCGTACACTAAGGCAGATATGAAGGAGCATGTGCAGATGCTGATGAAGAAAATGGAGAAAGATGGGATTGTGCCTAATAAGAGATTCTTCTTGGAAGCCCTTGAAGCTTTCGGGTCGAGACTACCTGGTTCCGATTCTGTCAAAAGGAAATCAACTGGCTCGAGCAGGCCACCTGGTTTAGACTAGTCTAACATTATTTCATATGATTGAAGAACAAGCATGTTTGGAACATGACATTTCAGACTGGAAAAGGAAACGGCAGAAAGAAAGTGATTGGAGAACTTGAGTGGAGTAGACATGATAAAGATTCCAGAGCTGAATCAAGAAAATATTAGTTAAGAATAGCAGCAGCCAATATTATCTTCAGTTCAAGAACATATAAAAATGGGAAGATCTGAGAGAAGAAGGAACTGTTCACTATAGTCTTGCAAGCAATTTGGTAAATTGTAACTAAAAAGCTtcatataaaaaagaaaaacagttgTTGTGTGTTATTTCAGAGATTAAAATTACCATAGCAAGCTGAAAAGGAAAACAACATATATCTCGTTATAGGAATTCCAATAGACTAGATACATGCAAGGGTACACTATCACACGTCGCAGactattagagcatgattatccgtGAACCCCTCTTtgggtttctaattttttatttttttgtttgttttatctgatttaaaaaaaaaaaaaattaaaattgcacCAATTGCAGGTCACCATGTGTCGGTGGGGTTCGCAAACAGTGCACAAAACCCATCTGAAGCGGTCTTCAATTCACGTCTTCTGTAACcgtttttaaaatattggtgGAGCCCACACACACTTTTTTGTCTAAGAAAATGTTTTACCTCCTGTAATAATGCTGCTCTTAGAATCTGAAAATGTGCTGGATAGCCTTTCAACTATATATTTAACgatttaatagaatatattaaaaGTTTATAGCTCTATTTATATACTAGCTCTAAATTTAGtattatctaattttttaaacGTTTTAgaccataaaatataaatttattttcaaaaaattcttagtttcttattttatttttggagttCGACCGCTAGGGTTGCTCATGCTATTAGATGGCCCTGCGTTTTTTGAGCTTCAGTCAACACATTATGAAGATCAAGTCTTTGTTGGGGTTTGAGCTATTAGATGGCCCTGCATTATGATGCATACGCGTGACGgctaatttaaattttcaatttctGAACAACTCGAACTATTCTTTGAATTTATATTCTTACACGAGGAAACTTGCATCATTTCAACGTTGAAGATCATTTGTGAGAAATCTCTGgtttgatttgattcttgtatCAATCGAAGCAATGTCGCTGGTTCGGACAGCGTTGATCGCTCTTTCTCTAGTCGCTTTTCTGTAAAACGCTGCGGCTCAGAAAAGACCGCAAAGTATTGTTAAGCCTCGTGGTGCGGTTGCAACTGACGATGGACGGTGTTCTGGGATCGGGATGAGTGTTCTTCGACAAGGAGGAAACGCTATTGATGCGTCTGTGGCCGCTGCTCTCTGTTTGGGCGTTGTGAGTCCAGCCTCTAGCGGTATAGGAGGTGGAGCGTTTACAGTGGTTAAGATAGCTGGCGGGGAGGCTATTGCTTATGATTCTAGAGAAACAGCTCCTCTACGTGCCACTGAGGTAATAGTCATAGACAGCCTTTGCTTTGCTCTTGGTGTAGAACATTAATGTGGGTGATAGCctcttgttattattattttgaacgCGCTTTGCAGCTCAAATAGCGTTTTGTAAcatctttctttttaaatacGTCTTTAATGTGATTTTCAGCCTAAAAGTTTcctgaaacatttttttctaataaacaATTGTTTTGAATGGAGGAGGCTTCAATAGCGTTTCTTAAAATCTCTCTTCCTCTTAAATAAGCGTTTTGAACGCCAATTTTAGCTTAAATAGTGTCTTTTGATGTATAAAATGTACGAATGTAATATAGCGTTTCTTAACATTTCTTTCCTCTAATTAAAATATGCCAGTAGACGCTCTTTTGAACTTAGATAGCGTTTTACTAACGTTTATGAACCCCCCAGACAATCTTGGTTATTATATTGAATAATGCAATATGGTTGCTTGTTGTTTCTTCACATACTCATTTTGGACACATACATACATATTAAGGTTAGATTTTCATTGACGTTTTTGAAGCATAGACATTTATTGGTTGTTTTCTTGTGATGTAGGATATGTATGGAAGCAATCCTGATCTAAAGAAGAAAGGAGCCTTATCAGCAGGCGTTCCAGGGGAAGTCGCGGGTCTATACACAGCTTGGAAACAACACGGAAAGCTCCCATGGAAGCAGTTAGTGACTCCTGCAGAGAAACTCGCAGAA contains these protein-coding regions:
- the LOC106439122 gene encoding pentatricopeptide repeat-containing protein At4g39620, chloroplastic translates to MAVDYLLTSPSSLRLSNFISSFSPNTNHKCLRFSPKPSSARITCGAISSKRKLAEREIAERENRVLVRNLMSRISDREPLVKTLDKYVKVVRCEHCFLLFEELGKSDKWLQCLEVFRWMQKQRWYIADNGVYSKLISVMGKKGQTRMAMWLFSEMKNSGCRPDASVYNALITAHLHTRDKAKALEKVLGYFDKMKGMERCQPNVVTYNILLRAFAQSGKVDQVNALFKDLDMSAVSPDVYTFNGVMDAYGKNGMIKEMESVLTRMRSNECKPDIITFNLLIDSYGKKQEFEKMEQAFKSLIRSKEKPTLPTFNSMIINYGKARLRDKAEWVFEKMNDMNYAPSFITYECMIIMYGYCGCVSRAREVFEEVVESERVLKASTLNAMLEVYCLNGLHMEADKLFHNASGFRVHPDASTYKLLYKAYTKADMKEHVQMLMKKMEKDGIVPNKRFFLEALEAFGSRLPGSDSVKRKSTGSSRPPGLD